The DNA region GCCCTTGAGCTCGCGGCCGTGCCGGAGGACCTCAGCCACGAGGAGATCGACATCCGACGGGCGGGTCCGCGGGTTCAGGATGCACGCGCGGATCGCGAAGCGCCCGCGAAGCTCCGCGTGGGTCGGGTAGACGACCGCGTCGAGCTGAACGCGCCGGAGGATCTCGCGGTTGATCCCGTCGAGGGATGGCTCGTCCATCCCCGGAGGTGCGTAGCGGAAGCAGACGACGCTCAGCGGGGCGGGGGCGAGCCGCTCGAGCTCGTCTGCGGCGTCGACCATAGCGGCCAGGTGCCCGGCGACCGACACGTCCTGCTCCACCATCTCGCGGAGGCTCGAGGTCCCGTAGTAGCGCAGGATCATCCAGAGCTTCAGGGCGCGGAAGCGCCGCGAGAGCTCGGGGCTTCGCTCGAAAAACGTGTACGAGGTCCGCGGCCCCGTCTCCCCTGAACGGGCGTACTCGCCGACCTCGGTGTACGGCGCCCGGAGCGCCGCCTGGTCCCGGACGAGGAGGGCGCCGCAGTCGAACGGAACGTGGAGCCACTTGTGCGGGTCGATGGCGACGGAATCGGCCTCCTCGATGCCGTCGAGACGGCGGCGGAGATCCGGGCTCAACGCGGCGAAGCCGCCGTACGCCGCGTCGACATGAAGCCAGAGCCCCTCCTCGCGGCAGATCACCGCCAGATCGCGCAGCGGGTCCACCGCCCCCGTGTTCGTGCTCCCCGCGTTCGCGACGACGCAGAATGGAACGGCGCCGTCCTCCCGATCCTCTCGAATCCGCTCGCGCAGGGCGGTGAGGTCGAACGTGAAATCCGGGCGACTGGGCAGCACCCGGACGCCGTCCCGGCCGATCCCCAGGAGCGACGCGGCCCTCGGCACCGACATGTGGACCTCGTCGGTGGCGTACAGCGTCATCGGCCGCCCGAGCGTGATCATTCCCCCCTGCGAGACGTCGGCTCCGGCCTTCGCGTCCCTCGCCGCGGCGAGCGCGGTGAGCGTCGCGCTCGATCCGCCGCCCAGCAGCAGTCCGTCCGTTCCCTCCGGAAGGCCCAGAATGCGCCTCAGCCAGTCCACCACCACCCGCTCGAGCTCCGTTCCCGACGGGGAGGATCTCCACGCGGTGACGTTCTGGTTGATGCCGGAGGCGAGGAAGTCGCCGAGCGCCCCCACGTCGCTTCCCCCCGAGCAGACGTACCCGAAGAAGCGCGGCGAGTCGTTGCGCCGGCCGGATGGGATGATCCGGTCGCGGATCTCCTCGAGGAGCCGATCGATCGACGTCGGCTCCGCGGGGAGCGGGGTATGGAGCGCCGCGCGGAGCGCCTCGGGATCGACGCGGGGGATGACGACGCCGGGGTCAGCCTCCCTCGCGACGTGCCGCTCGGAAATGAGCCGGGCGATCTCCGCCGCGGCGCGCGCCAGCTCTTCCGCCGAAAGGTCCAGGGGTCTCGTCACGTGCCCATGATATCCCGCGCTCCGATGTGTTTCTTGACAGTTCGGGAGCCGTCCAAGTATTTTGAATTCGCCCGCGGCCCCTCTGGGGGAGGTGCCGCATGATGCTCCAGTGGCCCTCGCAGTTCAGTGCGATACCGAGCTACGGAGACTTCGATTCTGGCGACCGGGGAGCCCGACACACCCTTCCACGCCCGCGCGGGTCCTTGCGTCATGAGCCCGCCGATCCCGTCCTCGCGTCACGACACTTCGCTCTCTCCCGCCCACCGGCCCACCCGGCACCCCGTCTCGCGGTCCCGTTCCCGTATCGCCCCCTGGGGCGTCCCCATTTGGAGGAGGACTGACTCGTGAGAAAAAGACGGATCGTCCAGGCCCTCGCCGCGCTCGTCCTGCTCTTTCCTTTGAGCTGGATGCCGGCCTC from Acidobacteriota bacterium includes:
- a CDS encoding aminotransferase class I/II-fold pyridoxal phosphate-dependent enzyme, with the translated sequence MTRPLDLSAEELARAAAEIARLISERHVAREADPGVVIPRVDPEALRAALHTPLPAEPTSIDRLLEEIRDRIIPSGRRNDSPRFFGYVCSGGSDVGALGDFLASGINQNVTAWRSSPSGTELERVVVDWLRRILGLPEGTDGLLLGGGSSATLTALAAARDAKAGADVSQGGMITLGRPMTLYATDEVHMSVPRAASLLGIGRDGVRVLPSRPDFTFDLTALRERIREDREDGAVPFCVVANAGSTNTGAVDPLRDLAVICREEGLWLHVDAAYGGFAALSPDLRRRLDGIEEADSVAIDPHKWLHVPFDCGALLVRDQAALRAPYTEVGEYARSGETGPRTSYTFFERSPELSRRFRALKLWMILRYYGTSSLREMVEQDVSVAGHLAAMVDAADELERLAPAPLSVVCFRYAPPGMDEPSLDGINREILRRVQLDAVVYPTHAELRGRFAIRACILNPRTRPSDVDLLVAEVLRHGRELKG